A genomic segment from Salvia splendens isolate huo1 chromosome 13, SspV2, whole genome shotgun sequence encodes:
- the LOC121761862 gene encoding eugenol synthase 1-like isoform X2 translates to MGEKSKILIIGGTEYIGKFIVAASTKSGHPTFALLREATIDDPAKSQLIQDFRNSGVTILKGDLKEHESLVKALKQVVVVISTVGQIQLADQVNIIAAIKQAGNIKLNGRYPYIVRKKRKKTSKRTKWARTPRRRTWRRRLRGTQHKKLL, encoded by the exons atgggGGAGAAGAGCAAGATTCTGATCATCGGGGGCACAGAGTATATCGGTAAATTCATAGTAGCCGCGAGTACGAAATCTGGGCATCCCACATTTGCTTTGTTGAGAGAAGCTACAATTGATGACCCTGCTAAATCACAACTCATTCAAGACTTCCGAAATTCTGGAGTCACTATACTCAAA GGTGATTTGAAGGAGCATGAGAGCTTAGTGAAGGCCTTAAAGCAGGTGGTTGTGGTTATATCCACTGTGGGTCAGATTCAGTTGGCTGATCAAGTCAACATCATTGCTGCTATTAAGCAAGCTGGGAATATTAAG CTGAATGGGAGATATCCGTACATTGTgaggaagaaaaggaaaaaaaccagTAAAAGAACAAAATGGGCCAGAACACCGAGACGTCGAACATGGAGAAGAAGGTTGAGAGGAACGCAACACAAAAAGCTTTTGTGA
- the LOC121761862 gene encoding eugenol synthase 1-like isoform X3, giving the protein MGEKSKILIIGGTEYIGKFIVAASTKSGHPTFALLREATIDDPAKSQLIQDFRNSGVTILKGDLKEHESLVKALKQVVVVISTVGQIQLADQVNIIAAIKQAGNIKSGHLLSPAEWEISVHCEEEKEKNQ; this is encoded by the exons atgggGGAGAAGAGCAAGATTCTGATCATCGGGGGCACAGAGTATATCGGTAAATTCATAGTAGCCGCGAGTACGAAATCTGGGCATCCCACATTTGCTTTGTTGAGAGAAGCTACAATTGATGACCCTGCTAAATCACAACTCATTCAAGACTTCCGAAATTCTGGAGTCACTATACTCAAA GGTGATTTGAAGGAGCATGAGAGCTTAGTGAAGGCCTTAAAGCAGGTGGTTGTGGTTATATCCACTGTGGGTCAGATTCAGTTGGCTGATCAAGTCAACATCATTGCTGCTATTAAGCAAGCTGGGAATATTAAG AGCGGTCACCTGCTTTCCCCAGCTGAATGGGAGATATCCGTACATTGTgaggaagaaaaggaaaaaaaccagTAA
- the LOC121761862 gene encoding secreted RxLR effector protein 161-like isoform X1, with translation MILSALGEALTVLLLGVLPKRPHTNEVGIAHLYACNSCSFSDVGYGLLHHNWSSSRVELTHHIFSISDYDINAMKKVPYANAIGSVMYLMVSTRPDIAYAVSCLSRYMSNPGPVHWEALKWLLRYLKHTSKYGLCYSRCEDGVKLTGYVDSNYANDRDKRKSTTSYVFTVCRSCISWKSQLQHIVALSTTESEYIAITEAMKEAVWLKGVLSELNFVKTPPVLFSDSQSAIQLCKNPVFHDRTKHIDVRFHYIGDIV, from the coding sequence atgatattgtccgctttgggcgaagccctcacggttttgctattgggggtactccccaaaaggcctcatactaatgaaGTTGGgatagcccatttatatgcttgcaactcttgttcattctccgatgtgggatatggtttgcttcaccacaattgGTCGAGCTCACGCGTCGAGCTCACACACCACATCTTTTCTATTTCTGATTATGATATCAATGCCATGAAAAAGGTTCCCTATGCTAATGCTATTGGATCTGTGATGTATTTGATGGTTAGtactaggcctgatattgcctATGCTGTGTCTTGTTTGAGTAGATACATGTCAAATCCTGGTCCTGTTCATTGGGAAGCCTTGAAGTGGTTGTTAAGATATCTGAAACATACTTCTAAGTATGGATTGTGCTATTCCAGATGTGAAGATGGTGTAAAACTGACTGGTTATGTTGATTCTAACTATGCTAATGATAGAGACAAGAGGAAGTCCACCACCTCCTATGTCTTTACTGTTTGCAGGTCCTGCATAAGTTGGAAATCACAGCTGCAACATATTGTAGCTCTCTCTACCACTGAATCTGAATACATTGCCATTACAGAGGCAATGAAGGAGGCTGTATGGCTAAAGGGAGTGCTCTCTGAACTCAATTTTGTGAAAACTCCTCCTGTTTTGTTTTCAGATTCTCAGTCTGCCATTCAACTGTGTAAAAATCCAGTCTTCCATGATAGGACTAAGCACATTGATGTAAGGTTTCATTACATCGGAGATATTGTATAA